The following nucleotide sequence is from Microbulbifer sp. A4B17.
TGAGTGCGACAATGCGACTTAGAACGCTTCATCCTCAGTATGAGCCACGATAGATAGCTCGCCATTTAAATCGAGTTCCACAAAGAAAACGATAGGTCTACAGCAAACTTGGCAGTCCTCAGTGTACTGTTGAGGCAAAACTGATGAAT
It contains:
- a CDS encoding CPXCG motif-containing cysteine-rich protein, with amino-acid sequence MPEVIVERSIYCPYCGEIIKILVDSSVLPQQYTEDCQVCCRPIVFFVELDLNGELSIVAHTEDEAF